One window of the Planctomycetia bacterium genome contains the following:
- a CDS encoding response regulator produces MTEAPARFAPPKAYAVALLLSAIVIAIRFAADPWLGVKSPLLAFQLAIFLAGIYGGFGPAITATFLCSLTGWYFFLEPTYSFRIAASEDVMRLLIFAASGVVIGYCCGRMLSDRRRADVVERALSDKIVELRKSQATLAIQARLMESMAEGVSLASEDGYLVHTNAAHDAMFGYDRGELIGKHISILNDYPPQENLKRVAGVIEVLRSEGTWSGEFHNRRKDGSGFFTFARISTLKADGTTHWLCIQEDITQRKADEASLQDLNLDLRRKVAELETLLEVLPIGIGIAEDRDCRVIRANPSLAEMLKMPTGKNASLTAPAEERPTTFKVLQRGVEIPSDELPMQLAASAGRSVRDVEIDVVFADGRITRLLESASPLFDEQGSPRGSVGAFVDITDRIVAHEERQKLIVQLTQRSSELAVLSQATQDVNQVLNAESILRTLVAAALQMTGAEGGMAGLVENDVVRFSDYHRRGERIAIDLEFRSNDPRGVPTWIMLHRKPYLSEDAFADDVIRSDVRAAYGVHGFVAVPIFGRDDRLLGCLELHNKPAPEQFTQHDIEKLQGLAAGAAIALENAGLLQQVRDADRRKDEFLAMLAHELRNPLAPVRSALDVIRLDERPDDPSQALFEIMDRQVSHMGRLIDDLLDVSRITRGRIELQRKELDLTALVNAVVVDHRQVTTNAGLTLVANVAAEPLWISGDETRLAQVLDNLFSNSVKFTDRGGKIEITLAASPDDGEAELSIRDTGIGIGAEDLPRIFNAFAQADRSLDRRRGGLGLGLAISKGIIELHGGSVQAASTGLGKGSTITLQLPLIQKQAVAMPTPASPQSASHASLRVLIVEDNRDAADTLRLLLKAHGYAVSVAYSGPEGVEAAALSRPEVVLCDIGLPGMDGYAVASALRASPDNAHLRLIALSGYGREEDRRRALQAGFDDHMTKPADVSKLLVKLLAYGSPAPESAEPVGN; encoded by the coding sequence ATGACCGAGGCTCCGGCACGCTTTGCGCCGCCGAAGGCCTACGCCGTCGCCCTCTTGCTGTCGGCGATCGTGATCGCGATCCGTTTCGCGGCCGATCCTTGGCTCGGAGTGAAGTCGCCGCTGTTGGCGTTTCAATTGGCGATCTTCTTGGCCGGCATCTACGGCGGCTTCGGGCCGGCCATCACGGCGACGTTTCTCTGCAGCCTCACCGGTTGGTACTTTTTTCTCGAGCCGACGTATTCGTTCCGCATTGCAGCATCCGAAGACGTCATGCGGCTGCTGATCTTCGCCGCTTCCGGCGTCGTCATCGGGTATTGTTGCGGCCGCATGCTTTCCGATCGCCGGCGGGCCGATGTCGTCGAGCGTGCCTTGTCGGACAAGATCGTCGAATTGCGCAAGTCGCAAGCTACGCTCGCCATTCAGGCCAGGCTTATGGAGTCGATGGCGGAAGGGGTCAGCTTAGCGAGTGAAGACGGATACTTGGTGCATACGAACGCGGCGCACGATGCGATGTTCGGCTACGATCGAGGGGAGCTGATCGGCAAGCACATCTCGATCCTCAACGACTATCCGCCTCAGGAGAATCTGAAGCGCGTGGCAGGCGTGATCGAAGTTTTACGCAGCGAAGGAACGTGGTCGGGCGAGTTTCACAATCGCCGCAAAGACGGCAGCGGTTTTTTTACGTTTGCGCGCATCTCCACGTTGAAGGCCGACGGCACGACGCATTGGCTGTGCATACAAGAAGACATCACGCAACGGAAAGCCGACGAGGCCTCGCTGCAAGATTTGAACCTCGACCTGCGCCGCAAAGTGGCGGAGCTCGAAACGCTGCTCGAAGTGCTCCCGATCGGCATCGGCATCGCCGAAGATCGCGATTGTCGTGTCATTCGCGCGAACCCGAGCTTGGCCGAGATGCTCAAGATGCCGACCGGCAAGAACGCTTCGCTCACGGCTCCGGCCGAAGAGCGGCCGACGACGTTCAAAGTCTTGCAACGAGGCGTTGAAATTCCTTCGGACGAACTGCCCATGCAGCTCGCGGCTTCGGCCGGCCGGAGCGTTCGCGATGTGGAAATCGATGTCGTGTTCGCAGACGGGCGCATCACTCGCCTGTTGGAATCGGCTTCGCCGTTGTTCGATGAGCAAGGGAGCCCGCGCGGCAGCGTCGGCGCGTTCGTCGATATCACCGATCGGATCGTGGCGCACGAAGAGCGTCAAAAGCTGATCGTGCAACTCACGCAAAGGAGCAGCGAGCTCGCGGTCCTTTCCCAAGCGACGCAAGACGTCAATCAGGTGCTCAATGCCGAGTCGATCTTGCGCACGCTCGTCGCCGCGGCGTTGCAGATGACCGGGGCCGAAGGGGGCATGGCAGGACTCGTCGAGAACGACGTCGTCCGGTTTTCCGATTATCATCGTCGCGGCGAGCGCATCGCGATCGACTTGGAGTTCCGCAGCAACGATCCTCGCGGCGTGCCGACTTGGATCATGCTGCATCGCAAGCCGTATCTCAGCGAAGACGCTTTCGCCGACGACGTGATCCGATCCGACGTGCGTGCGGCTTACGGCGTACATGGCTTCGTCGCGGTCCCCATCTTCGGTCGCGACGATCGCCTGCTCGGTTGTCTGGAGTTGCACAATAAGCCTGCTCCCGAGCAGTTCACTCAGCACGACATCGAGAAGCTGCAAGGCCTTGCCGCCGGGGCCGCGATCGCGCTGGAAAACGCCGGCTTATTGCAGCAGGTGCGCGATGCCGACCGCCGCAAAGACGAGTTTCTCGCGATGCTCGCCCACGAATTGCGCAACCCGTTGGCACCGGTTCGCAGCGCCTTGGATGTGATTCGCTTAGACGAACGCCCGGACGATCCCTCGCAAGCGTTATTCGAGATCATGGATCGTCAGGTCTCGCACATGGGCCGGCTGATCGACGACTTGCTCGACGTCTCGCGCATCACGCGCGGCCGGATCGAGCTGCAGCGCAAAGAACTCGACCTGACGGCCTTGGTCAATGCGGTCGTCGTCGATCATCGGCAAGTCACGACCAACGCCGGGCTCACGCTCGTAGCAAATGTCGCTGCGGAGCCGCTGTGGATCTCCGGCGACGAAACACGGCTCGCGCAAGTGCTTGATAACTTGTTCTCCAACTCCGTGAAGTTCACCGATCGTGGCGGCAAGATCGAAATCACGCTCGCGGCAAGTCCCGACGACGGTGAAGCGGAACTTTCGATTCGCGACACCGGTATCGGCATCGGCGCGGAAGACCTGCCACGTATCTTCAACGCGTTCGCGCAGGCGGATCGCTCGCTCGATCGCCGACGGGGCGGCCTCGGGCTCGGCCTCGCAATCTCGAAAGGGATCATCGAGCTCCACGGCGGAAGCGTGCAGGCCGCGAGCACCGGTCTCGGCAAAGGGAGCACGATCACGTTGCAATTGCCGCTGATTCAAAAGCAGGCCGTCGCAATGCCTACGCCCGCCTCGCCGCAATCGGCTTCACATGCATCGCTGCGCGTGTTGATCGTGGAAGACAATCGCGATGCGGCGGATACGCTGCGATTGCTATTGAAAGCGCATGGCTATGCGGTCAGCGTCGCTTACTCCGGACCGGAAGGGGTCGAGGCCGCCGCGCTCTCGAGGCCCGAAGTCGTCTTATGCGACATCGGGCTCCCCGGCATGGACGGTTACGCCGTCGCGTCGGCCTTGCGCGCCAGCCCCGACAACGCCCACCTGCGCCTGATCGCGTTGAGCGGTTACGGCCGCGAAGAAGATCGCCGGCGAGCCCTCCAAGCCGGGTTCGACGACCACATGACGAAGCCGGCCGACGTCAGCAAGTTGCTCGTGAAGCTACTGGCTTATGGTTCACCGGCCCCCGAAAGCGCCGAACCGGTGGGCAACTAA